Proteins from one Methanococcus maripaludis C5 genomic window:
- a CDS encoding cation-transporting P-type ATPase, protein MPDTDYYLMPISEVFERLESEKTGLSKTNAEKRLKNFGKNELNVELRLPKWLKFLFQFKDVFAAVLIFASAVSFSIGNYRDGTIMALIVIINAIIGYYQENKAENIMDSLKKLIKSPSKVYRDGELQEISQELLVVGDIVHLDEGDKVPADIRLIESYNLSTNDFSLTGESMPQEKDTEIINSEVGVADRTNMVYLGTNIATGNAKGIVVATGMNTELGRIANLTREEKLAKSPLQIELSNIANKITFFAIIIASIIFLISLNQGLGLKFGLIYGLGIAVAIVPQALPMQITVALANGVSKLAKKNAVIKKLSAVETLGSTNVITTDKTGTLTKNEITVKNIWFDGNEYEITGVGYEPKGTIYDMTGNEMDETNLSKMKLIFNAATMASNAEIHEPDENHYGWYPIGDPTEAALITVARKLVIMSLNEDEEYPKIQEFSFDSVRKRMSSIRLFKDKKTLMMKGAIDSVISVSKYIYKDGKIFELKKEDIEMINELNMEYSKKAMRILAFAYRELENNEGEYSVENTEKDMVFLGLMAMSDPPKEGVKDAIKKAHEAHIKTYIMTGDHAITAQAVGKQIFLADGGREVNVITGKELDSMSDEELKQKMSENDALIFSRTSPENKLRIVKTLKEQGQIVAVTGDGVNDAPALKSSHIGVAMGKIGTDVSKEASELILLDDSFSTLVYAIREGRTIYNNLTKTIIASLTSNGGELTIVLIGLLAVAYMGWPMPILTIQILAIDLLAEILPLTALTFDPASKDIMNARPRRKEEHILNKYVISEILFFGFLMGFLAFLNFGLFIFRNNLELTTIHELYPLATTISYATIAFCQFMNILSRRYSYETLFSRTIFRNVNMIYSILISIVFTFTAIYVSPINKTIGFAPMGLIDWAYVILASFVFLGAHELLKVYKRHKKSSKHVTVLTEVLA, encoded by the coding sequence AATGGCTAAAATTTTTATTTCAATTTAAAGACGTTTTTGCGGCAGTTTTAATTTTTGCATCGGCAGTTTCTTTTTCGATTGGCAATTATCGGGATGGAACCATAATGGCATTAATTGTGATAATCAATGCAATAATTGGATATTATCAAGAGAATAAGGCCGAAAATATAATGGATTCTTTAAAAAAATTGATAAAGTCCCCTTCAAAAGTTTATCGTGACGGTGAACTACAGGAAATTTCACAGGAGTTGTTGGTTGTCGGGGATATCGTGCATCTTGATGAGGGTGACAAAGTACCTGCGGATATCCGATTGATCGAATCTTACAATTTGAGCACCAATGACTTTTCACTCACTGGAGAATCAATGCCTCAAGAAAAAGATACTGAAATAATTAATTCAGAAGTTGGGGTTGCTGACCGTACAAATATGGTTTATCTTGGAACGAATATTGCGACAGGAAATGCCAAAGGAATTGTTGTAGCAACAGGAATGAATACTGAACTTGGGAGAATTGCGAATCTTACGCGAGAAGAAAAACTTGCAAAATCTCCGTTACAAATTGAACTGAGTAATATTGCAAATAAAATTACGTTTTTTGCGATAATTATTGCTTCAATTATTTTTTTAATAAGTTTAAATCAGGGTTTAGGTTTAAAATTTGGTTTAATCTATGGTCTCGGAATTGCAGTTGCGATAGTTCCGCAGGCCCTTCCAATGCAAATTACAGTTGCACTTGCAAATGGAGTTTCTAAACTTGCAAAGAAAAATGCAGTAATAAAAAAACTCTCAGCAGTCGAAACACTCGGTTCAACAAACGTAATTACAACCGATAAAACCGGAACATTAACTAAAAATGAAATTACTGTTAAAAACATCTGGTTTGATGGAAACGAGTATGAAATAACGGGTGTTGGATATGAACCAAAGGGTACTATTTATGACATGACAGGAAATGAAATGGATGAAACAAATCTTTCAAAAATGAAATTAATTTTTAATGCCGCAACAATGGCTTCAAATGCAGAAATTCACGAACCGGATGAAAATCATTATGGATGGTATCCAATTGGGGATCCAACAGAGGCAGCTTTGATAACTGTTGCTAGAAAATTAGTCATTATGTCATTAAATGAGGATGAAGAATATCCCAAAATTCAAGAATTTAGCTTTGATTCTGTTCGAAAAAGAATGAGTTCTATTCGGCTTTTTAAGGATAAAAAGACTTTAATGATGAAAGGAGCAATTGATAGTGTTATTTCAGTTAGTAAATATATTTATAAGGATGGAAAAATTTTTGAATTAAAAAAAGAAGACATTGAAATGATAAATGAGTTAAATATGGAATATTCAAAAAAAGCAATGAGGATTCTTGCATTTGCATATCGTGAATTAGAAAACAATGAAGGAGAATATTCGGTTGAAAATACTGAAAAAGATATGGTTTTTTTAGGATTAATGGCTATGAGTGACCCTCCAAAAGAAGGTGTAAAAGATGCAATAAAAAAAGCACACGAAGCACACATAAAAACTTACATCATGACTGGGGATCATGCGATAACTGCACAGGCGGTTGGAAAACAGATATTTTTAGCAGATGGTGGTCGAGAAGTAAATGTTATAACTGGAAAAGAACTCGATTCGATGTCTGATGAAGAATTAAAACAAAAAATGTCTGAAAATGATGCACTGATATTTTCAAGAACTTCGCCTGAAAATAAACTTAGAATCGTAAAAACGCTAAAAGAGCAAGGACAAATCGTTGCAGTAACGGGGGATGGTGTAAATGATGCTCCTGCCCTAAAAAGTTCCCATATCGGGGTTGCAATGGGAAAAATTGGAACTGATGTATCAAAAGAGGCATCTGAACTTATTTTATTGGATGATAGCTTTTCAACACTAGTTTATGCAATTCGAGAGGGGCGTACAATCTACAATAATCTTACAAAAACAATTATCGCATCTCTTACAAGTAATGGGGGAGAATTGACAATAGTTTTAATAGGATTACTTGCTGTAGCGTATATGGGCTGGCCAATGCCAATATTAACGATTCAAATACTTGCAATCGACCTTCTCGCAGAAATTTTGCCATTAACGGCACTTACGTTTGATCCTGCATCAAAAGATATAATGAATGCACGACCAAGAAGAAAAGAAGAACACATTTTAAATAAATATGTAATCTCAGAAATCTTATTTTTCGGATTTTTAATGGGTTTTTTAGCATTTTTAAACTTTGGACTGTTTATATTTAGGAATAACCTTGAACTAACTACAATTCATGAATTATATCCGCTTGCAACCACGATAAGCTATGCTACAATTGCATTCTGCCAGTTTATGAATATTCTTTCGCGAAGATACTCTTACGAAACGTTATTTAGCAGAACAATCTTTAGAAATGTAAATATGATTTATTCAATACTGATTTCAATAGTTTTTACGTTTACTGCAATATATGTTTCTCCAATAAACAAAACAATTGGTTTTGCACCGATGGGGCTTATTGATTGGGCGTATGTGATACTTGCTTCATTTGTATTCTTGGGAGCACACGAACTTTTGAAGGTATATAAACGTCATAAAAAGTCAAGTAAGCATGTAACAGTTTTAACCGAAGTTTTGGCTTAA